The stretch of DNA AGGGGAATGTCACAACGAGCctgaaaaaaaaacagtaaatGAAAAGTAATTTCGGGGCAGTCTCTGAATTCCAAAGCTTCTAGCTGACGTCAGTATGATCTGTATCAAACACAGACCCCAGAAGCCTGTCTGCCATTTGGTGCGTAGGACGCCCCTCTAGTGAGAGGATCCACCGTTAGCCACTCCCCCTTTGTGTCCCACTGCAGAACAGGAAGAATGTACACTTTGGACTGTCCGTAAACAGATCTATGTCTTAGCATCAACAGATGTCTTCCAGTGCTAACAGCCCACACAGCACTCATCACCTTCAGGATTTAGACATCCTGTTGTGTAAATCAGCATGTGTATCCTTACATGATACACAGGTCTGCTACAGGTTACATGAGCAGGActggctttaacccttgtgctgccttcgggtcacatgacccaaaggttcataacgaaccatcgttgtgtttacccaatacaaaaacaaataaaaatatttttattttaacctttgcaatgtggggggtctgagacagcccaacggttaaaagaaaaaggcttcactttgtttttgtatgcggtaaagttgtcgcaatacaacggtgggtcacaatgactgatgggtcatgtgacccgaaggcagcacaagggttaagggagtGTCGGCTGAACCAGAgggacacattcccacacacagATGATTGCAGTTGTGTTGTTTCAGGGCAGGCAGTGTTTCAAAGCCTCTACCTTGCTGTGCCCCATGGCAGGAAGGCAGAAGATCATcgccctgtggtgtggggggaacACACACGGCCGGCCGGGCGCATTCTCAGGCCAATAGGGGCAGTGTGGTCCAAACGAAGATTTGACacgttggggggagggggggagagaggatgaagtgCAGCTGCCCTCTCACGAAAGACTGATTTACAGACACTTTAGTGTGAGATCTATTTAGAGAAACCCTTACTAAGGCAAGATGCACCTGGGGAGGGGCCGGGGGTATGAATGAAGCAGGGATCGTTTTTCCTCACATCGTTCAGTGGGGATCATCTGAGCATCACAGTAGGACACTTACAAGGCTTTGTGTTGGTCTTCAGCTAGGATCTGGTCGTTGGGCTTCAGTCCGTAtctgtggagacacacacacacacacactccagagtgAAGTCTCTCCCACACTTACCATGCCGTGCTTAAGTCTGAGGCACCCAAGATATTTGACAAAAATATTCAGCTAAACATTTCATGTCTTCTGTATTTGTACTGCAGTATAAAAGGGACATTTTGTATTTGGTTTTTCATTTCATCATCTTAAACCATTTTTGCGtaactttttttttcaatcattatttgtgcctaagacttttgcacagtactgtagatCACCAAGCCAGAATGAGGAAGATGTTGTGAGCTGTTGGAAGCTTCTTGAACGTACTTGTCGAGGAAGTCCTTATCCACCACAGCGGAGATGTCCAGCAGGGGGTTGCCCATCCCGAACAGAGTGTTTTCACTGTGGGGTTgaaaaaagggagtcaggtggctgagcggttagggaatcgggctagtaatctgaaggttgccagttcaattcccggccgtgtcgtgacgttgtgtccttgggtaaggcacttcaccctacttgcctcggggggaatgtccctgtacttactgtaagtcgctctggataaaagcgtctgctaaatgactaaatgtaaaaaagccAGATCTCTGTATGCTGTATATGCTGCATCCTCTCACTCAGACCTGTCAACGCATGTGACTGACCCCATATTCTAGTGAAAGCCATTTTAAAAGTAGCTCCTGTAAAGACATACACGTGTGAAGCAATTGTTCTGTCGCCAATTAAGTCAGGATGCCAAACGTGAGAAAAATATGAGACAGGCCAAGTGGCGCACGTTTTACTTCTAATAGTGTCTCAGACAGTATTGCATGCAATAAGACAAGTTCATTTAGAATGACTCTAAATTAAGTGAAATTGCTATTGTTCGCATTCCTGCCCTCAAACTATTCTACACAATGGAGGCTTATTCAGGCAGAATGGTCCACAGAGACAAGCGGCTACGAGGCACATGGAGCTCACCCAAGCACATGTGGAGATCATGTGTCACCCAGCAACTATGGCTGTATATGTCAAAGCATGTCAAGTTactcatgcatgtacacacatttcAAAAGACCGACTAAACCACAATCTCCACTGCTGATTTCAACATTCCATAACACGGAATCcaagtcttgatttgcagtTGTTCCCCAAAAACAACGTATGCTTTTTTAGTTCCCTTCAGTTCAGAATCACAGTCTGTGGCACATCACACGCTAGAAGGCCAGTGACAGGCTAGATAATCACAGTACAATTCATGATACACAAGAGCAGCCTACCTTGCTGTTGGCATGGTGTCAGGTACGAGATTATCTTAATTTAAAGCCTGTTTGATAGCTGGTAAAGCTCCTACAACTAAACTCAAGTATTAACTGGGTGATTTCTACTTTTCAGTGAAACGAGAACCCTTGGCTACTTTCGATGCCAGAACTGATTGGCTTACATAGGAAGTGGGCGGTGCTGAATATTCAGCTAGGAACCATATGAGGTTTTCTGCTGTTGTCAACTATTTTAGATACTGTCGATTGGGAAGCGACTTCTCTACCTTAGGAAAAGCATGCAAATCCATTTAACCTACTCGTGACACCGCGTATAGTGACGATTCTGCCGTTCATGTCACCGTTTCCAATACAACGTATGCATCATCATGTTTTATTAATTACTGGCCATACCTTCCTCCATTCATGGTTACCAAGATGTAAACATTACAAAAGATGGCCGGTTTAAATTTATATCAAGTGTTAGTGGGTTTTGAAACTGTCTTTGATCGGGGCGTTCTGTATACTCTTAGCTACACGTGACATAATAGTTACACACGTGGACATTCTTATCATTCTTGAACCCACCTTCTTATTAGCATACTAGCCAACAGGAACACCTTGGAAGTTATTCATTAGTGCGCTATATGATTAGGGTTGAGCGTTTTCGTTGTTTATCTGTAAATTATCTGTCAAGACGGCTGTATTTTGACGTAAGCATCACCCCACATCAATGCAAACACTACGCGCCGACTCACGTTAGCTTAGATGCTAGCTAGTTTGAGCTAGCTGGCAGGTTAAACCTTCGCGTCGCTAGTTAGTATATTTAGCTAGCAAGACTTAGACTTACCTCAGAGCTTTACCTGTCACTCTGACTTTCTTAACGTTGGGTTCCTCGCCAGACATTGTAGCTACGACAAAGTGAAGGCTATCAGACAAACGTTTTGTTACACAAAAATATAATTACGCAAAAAATGCAGTCTTTGGAGAATGCCTGCACCAAAACATTAAAGCCTGACCCAATACCGCGCCTGGTCTAGTCTTTCATGTGGTTGCTTCCTGCTCGATAGAAATGGAAAAGTAGGTTGTGGCATGGGCACAATGTATGAAACCATCTGCGATTGGCTAGGCATACTCGCGTTGCAAGGGCCACACCTAACATGTTTTCAATAACAGATGGTACCACTTGGTGTTATAAAATGCTTTATTACAAAATGTGAATAATGCCAAGAAGCAGGGTTTGACTTAGTCCTAAAGACTGAAAGAAGCAGGTAACGTCACTTGCCTAAGAATCATATTAAATATAACAAACATGTTTCTGGACAAAATCATGATGCAACTTGTACAAGATACAAAACATCATTTTCTGTAAATGGAAAAACAACATTTATTGCATTTAAAGTATTTTCTCCAAAGGCACATCAGATGTTTTGATAGGGTCCTAATatcatacacacattcaaactTCTGTTcttactcaaacacacaacagACATTTTTAGATTGCATCTATTGTACCAACTTTATGTGCTACTGTATGTTTAGTGTATGTTCTAGGTGCAAAAGACACGTGTTTGAGATCAGATTAACATAGAAAACAACAGTCTTTTGAACCAGTTACCACATGCCTAAACGTAACCTTAAAAGCCTTACGGTATTCATCTCAACATTGGTTTAGCACATCACAACACCATGAGACAGTATTCAGGTAAAACACTGTCTAGCTTGCTGTTTCACAGATGAGTTATGTAATTTAAAGCACCAGGCCTTAGCCTCATGTTATCTGTATCGTTTACATGTAATCTCTTTGAAACATCGTGAAAATGTTGGAAGATGATTTGCTAGAAGTTTCACTATCAAATATGACTACTCGTGTACGATTCGCTAGCCCTTTCATTAGCCTATGAGTTCTGATATACCATAATCAAAATAAGAAACCATATTGAAAAGTTAATAGTGGATTAAACTCTTTGGCAGCATAATACAAAACCATTTCACTAAAATATAAGCCAAGATGCTAACAGTGTTTTCCGTTTCTAAAACATGGCATTGTGTAAACAGACATGATATCGGTGAATTTTGCGTGTAGATCTTAGCATATACTTGTAGAAACTCCTTTTGAGGAGATAAGCTCATTCTAGCAACGGTGAATGATTGCAGAATATGACATCAAGGACCAGTACAAAGAGATAAAACGACATCTTCCAAGAAAATTTTAAAAGTCAAATTTAACAGAGATCTTCTCAGCACGGGACAAGTCTAGAAGTGACCAACAATCATCAACCCTTCTTGATATGAAAAACCTCTcaatcaaaaaatatatatatacctgGTATTTGTCACAATAAGCTCTAAAAACACATTCTTTACACACATtagaaaacacattttcccaaTAAGAATCTAAATAATTGGAAGTTGCATTGGGTAGTCCCTTCTTTAAAAATCTACTTGGCATGCCTCGGTTTATAGACAGGGTGTGGGGTCACTTAGTAAATAGTAAATAGTGTATTCACTCCTTTGACCCAAATCGTGTATGAGGTGATGTTGTCACTACAGACTGGAATTAGTATCTACGTGTCCGTCAATCTACTGTTCAAAATTCGCTTCGCCCGTGCGACAGGGTGTGCCTTCGTCAGCAGAGAGGAAACCGCCTTACTGGTACCAAGGGGTCTTCCTGATCCAGTGGAGGGTAAAGCCAGCATCCGTCCGGATTTTAATGGAAGCAGCCTCAGCTTCCCGGACTGTCTCCTTCACAGACTGCATCAGGTTCTGGGCGTTGTGGACCAACATCTCTGTAGCCTGGAGGGCAGAACAAGGTCAGGGAGTGAGGTGGATACAAGCATGTTATGTACCTCTgtacggtgtccttgagtgccgagaaaggcgcctttaaataaaatgtattattatgtttGTGACTTGGATGTTGAcagtgacatttacatttagtcatttagcagacagggacattctccccgaggcaagtagggtgaagtgccttgcccaaggacacaacgtcatttggcatggccgggaatcgaaccaacaaccttccgattaatagtccgactccctaaccgctcagccatctgacccccgtgACACGTGTTTCCCAGCAGGGACGGCTGCCCTGCTGTCCTCTCACCTGCTCGGACTCCTCCTCGCTGATGTTGGTACGACCCAACATGGTAGCCTTCACTGTGGACAGGATCTTCAGCTGGGTACTTATGGTAGGGATGCGTTCACACACCTGAACCAAGAAAAATATAATGAAAGGCAAATACTCTGCGTTTCTGCATCATCATGATTTATGATttgatttagtcatttagtcaacgacacaacatcattttgcactgctgggaatcaaaccagcaaccttctgattaccagcccgattccctaaccgctcagccacctgactccctcatcaTCGAGGAACTCTCACATCTCTAGGTGCAGATAACAGATAAGTCAGTCTCTCACCTGGAGCAGGTTGGTCCGGATGCGCTTGTCAGTGCACTGCTTAGCCACCTCCTTAGCCAGTCGTGTGACCTCATCAGACGCCTTGGCGATGTCCTTGGCACACTGGATGAGGGCGCGCTTGTTTCCACTGCCGCCACGCACCAGGCGGGACATCTCGGCCATGAGCAAGGCCATGCGCTTGGCCGCCCCGATGATGTCGTTACCCTACAAGACCACACAAAGAGTTACCTCACATGTAGACAAAAAGTGGGCGGGCGGTCATTTTGAGCGTTGTCTcaatcagtggttctcaaactgtGCCACCTTCTAGTGGTATGTGGAGGAATCTCAGAAAtattttaatatttaatattttaatcctgctctggataagagcgtttgctaaatgactaaatgtaataccgTAACCATTATATCATTAAAATGTgatttaaaataaatgttggCACGCACTACTACCTGACTGTTCTCGGGTAGTGGCCCATGCAAACATCCACCATAGTTACTGCGTGAACTGTGTGTAGCTCAATAAGGTAGGCTTACGCTACTGTTTTTTAACGTCAGTCATAATGGTGGTACTTGGAGTCAAATATTTTCTGAGGTGGTACAGGGTGTAAAAGgttttgagaaccactggtctaaaTGATTGAATGTCGTGTCCCACCTTGCTGGACCATTTGCGAGCCTCTTCGTGGAGCTGCCTGGCAGCCACCATCATGGCCTCGCTCACCACCTCCCCGGCCTTCTGCTCGGGGAACTCCTCGTCCTTctcctctggaggagggggtcgTGGAGGGGGGACCTCGCCCTCGGGAAGAGGGGGCTTGGGTGGGGCGGGCTCGTCGTTGACCTGGCGGCGAACGCACAACCTCGGGGTGAGTCACTCTCGGGCACTCCTAACAGTGTTTAGTTCTACATAGATGTGTGGTTGCTTAAGTGTTTTATGTAGCGCCATAGTCCTGGATAAACGTCCATCTTGTACTGTACCAGTATATGTTTGAATGACGATAGAAGCTACTACTACTACTTATGAACATGGCTCGCGGGGAGCAAGCGGGTGACTGGAGACCTgctgttggagagagaggagggggactcACCTGAAGCTGCTCCAggtctggtggagagagaggagggggactcACCTGAAGCTGCTCCAGGTCTGGTGGAGGCGGTGGAAAGTCAGGCTCCTTGGGCTGGAAGACCTCCCTCACCTTGGCCACGGCACCCAGGATCGTGTAGCCCGAGTCCAGGAAGCCTTTCTGCAGACCTGAATGCCACAGAGAAGCAGTGAGATGCTGCTTGGATCGATATGTTTTACTGCTCTAGAAACAAAACTAGATTTAACAAGTGAACTGAGctgattggtgtgtgtgaggagtaaCAGTGGCGTACTTGGATCCTGGATGTTCCCGGCCACAGCCTTGGCGTTCATCACCATGGGAGAGATGGTCCTGCTCAGCTCATCAGAGGCGGCCTTCACAACCTCCCTGAACTTGGGGTCTTCGGAGTTCTCCACCTCCCGTTTGGCCACCAGCAGGATGCGGTTGGCACGGCGGGCGATGCTGGTGGCACCGGCTACCAGCATCTGGGGCTGGTGGTTAGCCATGGCCACGCGACATTTGTCCAGGTCCTTCTTGATGGCGTCCTCTGAGGCATCCAGCAGGGACTTGGTGTCAATGGCCTCATCCACCAAACCTAGACCAGGACAGAGGCCAGGTTAGTATCAGGTTGTACTGTCAGAGCGTTCAGAATGGCCACATTTACTTTTAGtagacgctgttatccagagcgactttcagtaagtacagagacattccccccaaagcaagtagggtgaagtgccttgcccaaggacacaacgtcatttgcacagccgggaatcgaaccagcaagcttctgattaatagcccgattccctaaccgctcagccatctgaccccccacatGGTCAGTTGTGGGCAGAGACTGCAAAAGtatacacatccttcactcaagtagaatatatttttttcaaaggTCCCCGCAAAATAAAATCCCCTAAAAGTTTTGAAAGAAAAGTTTGGGAAAATATATCTTGGAAAAAAGGtttgggggaaaaaacaaaggttgaaaaaatatttgtgaaaaaaaaagtcaGAAAAAAGTGATcatgtacttctacttgagtgaaggatgtgtgtacttttccctcatctctgGTGTGGGGGTACCATTATGCTACCTGTCATCTTCTCAACATTGTCGATCCACTGGTTCTTCATGGTCTCAAAGTGCTCGTACGCAGCTTGGTTGCCAGGGTTTCTCAGTAGAATACGAGCAGCGGAGACAACCTAAAAAAAGAGAATTCCCCCATCAACAGGAAGCAACTAACACAAAGATTTAGCACAAAGAGTTACAGAAAACCCAGAAAGAACCACCATTAGGTGTAAAAGCGTCCCGTACCTGTGGTGTCAAGTCTCTTGTTGACTTGACAGCTGCCTGGATCCCCTCCACTGTGCTCCTATTGGCTGTTCCCACGGCAGCTGCCTTCTCTGCAGTGGCTCCAAGCTTGTTGGCGTGGTTCTCGAAGTTGGCAGCCCTCTCATCAAATACCTGAATGGAAGTATGACAATTAAATACAGCTATCGACTCTCCAAACATTGGAACGGCAAAACGATCAATTGTTattgtcatgtaatgtcaatggggggagtcaggtggctgagtggttagagaatcgggctagtaatcagaaggtcgctggttcgattcctggctgtgccaaatgacgttgtgtccttgggcaaggcacttcaccctacttgcctcgggagaatgtccctgtacttacttttagtcgctctggataagagcgtctgctaaatgactaaatgtaatgtatcctGTTGGTAAAATAGGGAAGTAAATGAGCTCACCTCATCCCTGTTGGGCGCATCATGGGGGGCTGTGGCAGCTACAGCCAATAGTTTGATGGGTGTCGTCGTGTCGCTGAAGATGTCCGACACCTCCTGGGTCATCGCCTCCTGCATTTTCCCTTTGAGGTCCTGCAAAGACCGTACACACGTTTTTAGTCGATAGTAAATCTGACGAAAGGATATATGGTTTGGATATGGATATGGAGGACAAAATATCAAGTTATGGATCCGATGTCGACCGACATCATGACTAGCAGGAAGACTGGAGCGGTAGTCAtctaccagcagggggagctccAGGGTGAGTATCTGTGTCTAATGGATCCTAACGAGTCGCGAGCGTGTGATGGTGACAGTGAACGTGAGCCGTCTTACTTTCAAGGCCTCCTGGAGCTGTTGAGCCACGGCACGCGCCTGCGGGGAGTCGCCCTCGCCCCGGGCGGCCAGGTCTGCCAGCTGGGCCATCAGCTGCTCCACCAGCTCACACCTGCCAAGCATCTCCTGTCGGTATGGGCCGGGCAGGGCGTTAGCCAACCTGCGGCCCTCCGCTACCAGCCCCCGGATGGCTGCCTGAcctggagatacacacacacacacacctcagaacaTGGTTGAGGGGGAGTTGTGAGTTGGAAACAGCTAATAATATCTGAGCCTCCCAGACTGATCTTTTCCATTTCATCTTATTCAACTCTGAAGAGACTAGGAACCATAGATCCTCAGAACAGCAGGGCCTTGTGTCAGAGCTTGGGGCTCCGTTACCAACAATATGACTTGTGAGAAGATATCCAGGCTTTTGAGAAGACCAGCCAACCCAGAAGACAAAGGATGAGGCCGGGTGAGGGTTTGTGGAATGTTcagcaaaagaaaaaaagagaaaatacccccaaaaaagcaggcatgcaaacagatCTGCTGTTTGGGTGGCTGGTGTGGTCAGAAAAGGAGAagtgatagagggggggggacaaaaaAGAGACCTGACTCACCCACTCCACTGTCGTCTATAGTGGGGTTGTCTATCCAGCGCTGTGCCTGCTCGATCTTCCCCTCCAGGTGGACGGCTGCTTTAGCAGGTCTGCTGTTGGCCACCGCCTTGCTGGTCTTGGACTGCAGGTTCTGCAGGGCCGTGGCGATCTGCTTGGCCAAAGCCCTCGCCTCTGGTGTGTCACCTTTGCCCCTGGAAAGGCGAGGGAGTAGATAAACGTCAGAAATGTGGTTAACCATAACAGAGGAGATCAAATAAGAGAAGAAAGCAGAAgtaaaacaggaagtggaaatTGCGTCCTTAACGAGCCACACCGAAATCTATTACTGGCAACCATGAAGGAAGGTTCTAGTCAATAGGTAATACATGAATACATGGTGCCGCACTACTCACTGTCTCCTTAGCTCAGAGAGCTTGGCCGTGAGGGCGGCTATCTCTCCGATGGAGCGCAggatgtcctccctctccttgggGTCTTCACACATGTCAGCGATCTTCCTGGCCTCGGTCAGAAGGCCCTTgatgttctcctctccctccggaCCACCGTTGGGATCCGCCAGCCAGTTCTGCAGGGACACGGGCCAAGACCAACATTCTCAATAACACCGACCACTTGGCCGCACAGAGCTCAATCAGATACGATCTCTCCTTCACCAGTTCGACAAGGTCTACTCGTGACGTATTTCAACCCAGACCAGCAGACAGCCGAGGCTGGGAAGACTGCCCACCTGTGCGGCGTCGATTCTCTTGGCGATGGCCTGTTTGGAGTTGGTCATGGCCTCCAGTTTGCGGGCGGCGTTCTCCACCTTGCCCGAGAGCACGTCCAGACCCTGGGACACCTGCTGGGCCTTCTGCATGGCAGCCGGAGACGTCCCCTGACCTCTGGAGAGAGCAGATACCCCGGAAGACCACACATCAACATCTTCCCCAGAGCACCGCACATCCACATCTTCCCCAGAGCACCGCACATCCACATCTTCCCCAGAGCACCGCACATCCACATCTTCCCCAGAGCACCGCACATCAATATCTTCCTCAGAGCACCGCACATCAATATCTTCCTCAGAGCACCGCACATCCACATCTTTCCCAGAGCACCGCACATCAATAGCTTCCTCAGAATGCCCTCAGTGTACCAACATGTGTAAAGGAGATCATCCCCTTGAGAATTGGATTAGTGATGCAGCGATGCTAATATAACCTTGTAAAATAGCCGACAACGCTATCGTTGTCTGCAGGGAGAGTGATTGtattcctcctgccctcctcccatgTAATAATAACAGATACTTTAATCTCCATGTCTCAAGTTCCAGACAAGGCTTGGTTGCCACTCCCAGCTTTCTGAGCAGGGGTTAAAGCAGATTATGGATTAATACCAAACAGCTGCTTTTAATCTAGCATAACCCTGTGTCTGCGGCAAAAGTGAAACACGATCTTAAGGGTTTCTGCAGTAATAACTTTACAATACGATTACCACCTTATACTTCCCCACCATCATACAGATGGATGCTACCGTACAAGGGAACATTTCCTGATCAGATTACCAAAGGAAATCATATCCTATGGGACATGTAGCTACTGGATACTGGAAGCTATCCTTCTCAGGAAACAGTAGATGGTATCATCAAAGACGTCTGGGTTGGTCCAGGGATGtgtagagagatgtgtgtgtcgtaCCTGGCTCTGATCTCAGACACCTGGTCGGTCATCTGGCCCAGGGTCTTGGCTGTGCCCAGGATGTCTCTGCGCTCCTTCC from Osmerus eperlanus chromosome 12, fOsmEpe2.1, whole genome shotgun sequence encodes:
- the vclb gene encoding vinculin b isoform X1, whose protein sequence is MPVFHTKTIESILEPVAQQISHLVIMHEEGEVDGKAIPDLTAPVAAVQAAVSNLVRVGKETVQTTEDQVMKRDMPPAFIKVETACTKLVQAASMLKADPYSVPARDYLIDGSRGILSGTSDLLLTFDEAEVRKIIRVCKGILEYLTVAEVVESMEDLITYTKNLGPGMTKMAKMIDERQQELTHQEHRVMLVNSMNTVKELLPVLISGIKIFVTTKTSQSHGVEESLKNRNFTFEKMSAEINEIIRVLQLTSWDEDAWANKDTEAMKRALALIDSKITQAKNWLRDPNAQAGDAGEQAIRQILDEAGKVGELCAGKERRDILGTAKTLGQMTDQVSEIRARGQGTSPAAMQKAQQVSQGLDVLSGKVENAARKLEAMTNSKQAIAKRIDAAQNWLADPNGGPEGEENIKGLLTEARKIADMCEDPKEREDILRSIGEIAALTAKLSELRRQGKGDTPEARALAKQIATALQNLQSKTSKAVANSRPAKAAVHLEGKIEQAQRWIDNPTIDDSGVGQAAIRGLVAEGRRLANALPGPYRQEMLGRCELVEQLMAQLADLAARGEGDSPQARAVAQQLQEALKDLKGKMQEAMTQEVSDIFSDTTTPIKLLAVAATAPHDAPNRDEVFDERAANFENHANKLGATAEKAAAVGTANRSTVEGIQAAVKSTRDLTPQVVSAARILLRNPGNQAAYEHFETMKNQWIDNVEKMTGLVDEAIDTKSLLDASEDAIKKDLDKCRVAMANHQPQMLVAGATSIARRANRILLVAKREVENSEDPKFREVVKAASDELSRTISPMVMNAKAVAGNIQDPSLQKGFLDSGYTILGAVAKVREVFQPKEPDFPPPPPDLEQLQVSPPPLSPPDLEQLQVNDEPAPPKPPLPEGEVPPPRPPPPEEKDEEFPEQKAGEVVSEAMMVAARQLHEEARKWSSKGNDIIGAAKRMALLMAEMSRLVRGGSGNKRALIQCAKDIAKASDEVTRLAKEVAKQCTDKRIRTNLLQVCERIPTISTQLKILSTVKATMLGRTNISEEESEQATEMLVHNAQNLMQSVKETVREAEAASIKIRTDAGFTLHWIRKTPWYQ
- the vclb gene encoding vinculin b isoform X2, which codes for MPVFHTKTIESILEPVAQQISHLVIMHEEGEVDGKAIPDLTAPVAAVQAAVSNLVRVGKETVQTTEDQVMKRDMPPAFIKVETACTKLVQAASMLKADPYSVPARDYLIDGSRGILSGTSDLLLTFDEAEVRKIIRVCKGILEYLTVAEVVESMEDLITYTKNLGPGMTKMAKMIDERQQELTHQEHRVMLVNSMNTVKELLPVLISGIKIFVTTKTSQSHGVEESLKNRNFTFEKMSAEINEIIRVLQLTSWDEDAWANKDTEAMKRALALIDSKITQAKNWLRDPNAQAGDAGEQAIRQILDEAGKVGELCAGKERRDILGTAKTLGQMTDQVSEIRARGQGTSPAAMQKAQQVSQGLDVLSGKVENAARKLEAMTNSKQAIAKRIDAAQNWLADPNGGPEGEENIKGLLTEARKIADMCEDPKEREDILRSIGEIAALTAKLSELRRQGKGDTPEARALAKQIATALQNLQSKTSKAVANSRPAKAAVHLEGKIEQAQRWIDNPTIDDSGVGQAAIRGLVAEGRRLANALPGPYRQEMLGRCELVEQLMAQLADLAARGEGDSPQARAVAQQLQEALKDLKGKMQEAMTQEVSDIFSDTTTPIKLLAVAATAPHDAPNRDEVFDERAANFENHANKLGATAEKAAAVGTANRSTVEGIQAAVKSTRDLTPQVVSAARILLRNPGNQAAYEHFETMKNQWIDNVEKMTGLVDEAIDTKSLLDASEDAIKKDLDKCRVAMANHQPQMLVAGATSIARRANRILLVAKREVENSEDPKFREVVKAASDELSRTISPMVMNAKAVAGNIQDPSLQKGFLDSGYTILGAVAKVREVFQPKEPDFPPPPPDLEQLQVNDEPAPPKPPLPEGEVPPPRPPPPEEKDEEFPEQKAGEVVSEAMMVAARQLHEEARKWSSKGNDIIGAAKRMALLMAEMSRLVRGGSGNKRALIQCAKDIAKASDEVTRLAKEVAKQCTDKRIRTNLLQVCERIPTISTQLKILSTVKATMLGRTNISEEESEQATEMLVHNAQNLMQSVKETVREAEAASIKIRTDAGFTLHWIRKTPWYQ